A window from Ovis canadensis isolate MfBH-ARS-UI-01 breed Bighorn chromosome 4, ARS-UI_OviCan_v2, whole genome shotgun sequence encodes these proteins:
- the LOC138439800 gene encoding uncharacterized protein, whose translation MPGEAGVPAAGVRAQTRGTRPLCPSLAPFLIVSSCLGKSRCKSAWPGLPASPPSPLRSVPRPFPELSKCSGEHGSLHARSSGSKARRAARPSRGAAGSGRGRAEQLGSPLGCCRHPRASALSRRKKGILPRPRTDGPPSRGRPAPAGQTSASPDARTLGSPGSTGETVSGSTPVRGCGAGRRGRERETFRAGCGVCCAAGPRSPPTAGTRGHCRKPTRPAQAASRPRPPIPHAGAPHWLRSFISRGNLCLGQRRSRGNPCLGISSTCPLILLVMLLRSIRVAAEEKCVVCQPLQV comes from the exons ATGCCCGGGGAGGCCGGAGTCCCGGCGGCGGGGGTGCGCGCTCAGACTCGCGGGACGAGGCCGCTCTGCCCGAGCCTCGCTCCCTTCCTCATCGTGAGCAGCTGCCTCGGGAA GTCGCGATGCAAATCGGCTTGGCCGGGGCTCCCCGCTTCCCCGCCCTCGCCGCTCCGCTCCGTGCCGCGACCATTTCCCGAGCTTTCTAAATGTTCTGGTGAGCACGGATCCCTCCATGCTCGAAG CAGCGGGAGCAAAGCCCGGCGCGCCGCCCGCCCCTCCCGCGGCGCTGCGGGATCAGGTCGCGGCCGCGCCGAGCAGCTCGGGTCCCCGCTCGGGTGCTGCCGGCACCCGCGGGCCAGCGCGCTCTCGCGGCGGAAGAAAGGGATCCTGCCTCGGCCCCGCACCGACGGGCCGCCCTCCCGGGGCCGCCCCGCGCCCGCAGGCCAAACCTCGGCGTCTCCAGACGCGCGCACGCTCGGGAGTCCTGGCTCCACTGGAGAGACGGTGTCCGGGTCCACGCCGGTGCGGGGGTGCGGTGCCGGGCgtcgggggagagagagagagaccttccGCGCGGGCTGCGGAGTGTGCTGCGCGGCGGGTCCCCGGTCCCCTCCCACGGCCGGGACCCGCGGCCACTGTCGCAAACCGACTCGGCCCGCCCAGGCCGCGTCACGGCCGAGGCCGCCAATCCCGCACGCCGGGGCGCCGCATTGGCTACGGAGCTTTATTTCTAGAG GGAACCTATGTCTTGGACAGAGACGGTCAAGAGGTAATCCGTGCTTAGGTATTTCTTCGACTTGTCCACTCATCCTGCTGGTGATGCTGCTGAGAAGCATACGTGTAGCCGCAGAGGAAAAATGCGTCGTATGTCAACCTCTTCAGGTTTGA